In Porphyrobacter sp. LM 6, one DNA window encodes the following:
- a CDS encoding sulfite exporter TauE/SafE family protein: protein MIGAVPALLALAFLVTALLYASVGFGGGSTYSALLAISGLDYRLLPLISLACNIVVVSGGSIRFARAGLTPWKRALVIVGLGAPASFLGGLTPIKESTFLALLGGSLVLTSLTMLIPVRESEDGTPTRAARWMPLAAAPLGYFAGLVGIGGGIFLAPLLHLARWNAPRAIAATASLFILVNSLFGLAGQMLKNGPNLFGQALGAALPLLIAVVIGGQIGSLLAARLLPPKWIRWLTALLVLVVGVRLLIGV, encoded by the coding sequence ATGATCGGGGCGGTTCCGGCACTGCTGGCGCTCGCCTTCCTCGTGACCGCGCTGCTCTATGCCAGCGTCGGGTTCGGGGGTGGATCGACCTATTCGGCGCTGCTGGCGATATCGGGGCTCGATTACCGGCTGCTGCCGCTGATCTCGCTCGCCTGCAATATCGTGGTGGTATCGGGCGGCAGCATCCGCTTCGCCCGTGCCGGTTTGACCCCGTGGAAGAGGGCTCTCGTAATCGTCGGGCTGGGTGCGCCGGCGAGTTTCCTTGGCGGGCTGACCCCGATCAAGGAATCGACCTTTCTGGCCCTGCTTGGCGGAAGTCTGGTGCTCACCAGTCTGACGATGCTGATTCCGGTGCGCGAAAGCGAGGATGGCACGCCTACCCGCGCTGCCCGCTGGATGCCGCTGGCGGCCGCGCCACTCGGCTATTTTGCCGGGCTTGTGGGGATCGGAGGCGGGATATTCCTCGCGCCGCTGCTTCACCTTGCGCGGTGGAATGCGCCGCGTGCAATTGCGGCGACCGCCAGCCTGTTCATCCTCGTCAATTCGCTGTTTGGCCTCGCAGGCCAGATGCTCAAGAATGGCCCCAACCTGTTCGGACAGGCGCTCGGCGCGGCGTTGCCCCTGCTGATCGCGGTGGTGATCGGCGGTCAGATCGGCAGCCTGCTCGCCGCACGCCTTTTGCCGCCCAAGTGGATCCGCTGGCTCACCGCGCTCTTGGTGTTGGTGGTGGGCGTGCGGCTGCTGATCGGGGTCTGA
- a CDS encoding AAA family ATPase, with protein sequence MDLSLLSGVSPRAVAFVIGGAVPENEVTTLIAPGGGNKTTLALMLVVAMAARLATCLGLVIEPAPAIYVGLEDSEGRLHWMLHHVCAALGVQIFELVGRLHLVSLRQEIVNGLGHFNGAGEFEPGLLYHQLRSTIAATGARLLVLDNLAHLFLGNENDRGQVTRFFAALNKLASDTECAILLLAHTNKKGEEYSGSTAMQNAVRSSLSIEREEGGDPEVRVLKVSKGNYVKPGEVTRFRWHDHYLIRPEDLPADIAATLAATSRATSANAAFLRCLSMVDGQGRAVSHSRGANYAPRVFAKMPEAKGFDQDDLEAAMERLLHLGVILADQEVGKYANRTARRGLKQVAELAQSPAQSPAQGPAQEVAQDAQNPSAQVHKAGARSTPPPSGEIEGDSGPPSIPRVGSVRRGRDWIPGDD encoded by the coding sequence ATGGACCTCTCGCTGCTTTCCGGCGTGTCGCCGAGGGCGGTCGCATTCGTGATCGGCGGGGCGGTTCCCGAGAACGAGGTCACGACCCTGATCGCGCCGGGCGGTGGTAACAAGACAACGCTGGCTCTGATGCTGGTGGTCGCCATGGCGGCGCGGCTCGCGACCTGCCTTGGCCTCGTGATCGAGCCTGCGCCTGCGATCTATGTGGGCCTAGAGGATTCGGAGGGCCGGCTGCACTGGATGTTGCACCATGTCTGCGCGGCGCTCGGGGTGCAGATATTCGAGCTGGTCGGCAGGCTGCACCTGGTGTCGCTGCGGCAAGAGATCGTTAACGGGTTGGGGCACTTCAACGGGGCGGGCGAGTTCGAGCCGGGGCTGCTTTATCACCAGCTGCGCAGCACGATCGCGGCGACCGGCGCGCGGCTGCTGGTGCTCGACAACCTCGCGCACCTGTTCCTCGGCAACGAGAACGACCGAGGGCAAGTCACCCGCTTTTTCGCGGCGCTCAACAAGCTGGCGAGCGATACCGAATGCGCAATCCTGCTGCTCGCCCACACTAACAAGAAGGGCGAGGAATACAGCGGATCAACTGCCATGCAGAATGCGGTTCGGTCGAGCCTGTCGATCGAGCGCGAGGAAGGTGGCGATCCCGAGGTGCGGGTGCTCAAGGTATCCAAGGGTAACTACGTCAAGCCGGGTGAGGTGACGCGGTTCCGGTGGCACGATCATTATCTGATCCGGCCGGAAGATTTGCCCGCCGATATTGCGGCAACGCTGGCGGCGACCTCGCGCGCGACCTCGGCGAATGCCGCGTTCCTGCGCTGCCTTTCGATGGTTGACGGGCAGGGTCGAGCGGTCTCGCATTCGCGCGGGGCTAACTATGCGCCGCGCGTATTCGCCAAGATGCCGGAGGCCAAGGGGTTCGACCAGGACGACCTCGAGGCTGCAATGGAGCGGCTGCTGCACCTCGGCGTGATCCTCGCCGATCAAGAGGTGGGCAAGTATGCAAACCGCACCGCGCGCCGAGGTCTTAAGCAGGTCGCCGAGCTTGCACAAAGCCCTGCACAAAGCCCTGCACAAGGCCCTGCACAAGAGGTTGCTCAGGATGCACAAAACCCCTCGGCTCAGGTGCACAAAGCTGGTGCACGCTCAACCCCTCCCCCTTCGGGGGAGATAGAGGGGGACTCTGGTCCCCCCTCTATCCCCCGAGTGGGATCGGTGCGGCGCGGCCGTGATTGGATACCTGGCGATGATTGA
- the argJ gene encoding bifunctional glutamate N-acetyltransferase/amino-acid acetyltransferase ArgJ: MQIDRSPLARPFPELPAIAGVTLRIARAQYKAWDRCDLTFAELAEGTSAAGVFTKSACASSEVELGREAVKGGRARALIVNAGNSNAFTGYRGREAVEAIRSQVSDALGCGVDEVFVSSTGVIGVPLPIDKARAGITAALVAEPCGWEDATNAIGTTDTFPKGAGASAMIGDTRIELAGIIKGSGMIAPDMATMLGYIFTDANVAPAFLKEALERANAATFSCITVDGDTSTSDTVMVFATGKAGNARIEGWDSPGADAFGAALADVCRELAHLVVRDGEGAQKFITIRVSGAMSDESARRIGLAIANSPLVKTAIAGEDANWGRVVMAVGKAGEPADRDRLSIAFGGIWTARNGVPVEGYDEAPVAAHLKGEEIDIAVDLGLGDGRASVWTCDLTHGYIAINADYRS, translated from the coding sequence ATGCAGATCGACCGCTCCCCCCTCGCCCGCCCCTTCCCCGAATTGCCTGCCATCGCAGGTGTTACGCTGCGCATTGCCCGCGCACAGTACAAGGCTTGGGATCGTTGCGATCTGACCTTTGCCGAACTCGCCGAAGGCACCAGCGCGGCGGGCGTCTTCACCAAAAGCGCCTGCGCCTCGTCCGAGGTCGAACTCGGGCGCGAGGCGGTGAAAGGCGGGCGCGCGCGGGCGCTAATCGTCAACGCGGGCAATTCGAACGCCTTCACCGGCTATCGCGGACGCGAAGCGGTCGAAGCGATCCGGTCGCAGGTCAGCGATGCGCTCGGTTGCGGGGTGGACGAGGTGTTCGTCTCCTCGACCGGCGTGATCGGCGTGCCGCTGCCCATCGACAAGGCCCGCGCCGGGATCACAGCGGCGCTCGTCGCCGAGCCCTGCGGTTGGGAGGATGCCACCAACGCGATCGGCACCACCGATACCTTCCCCAAGGGTGCAGGCGCATCGGCGATGATCGGCGACACGCGGATCGAACTGGCCGGGATCATCAAGGGCAGCGGCATGATCGCGCCCGACATGGCGACGATGCTCGGCTACATCTTCACCGATGCCAATGTCGCGCCGGCATTCCTGAAGGAGGCGCTGGAACGCGCCAATGCGGCGACTTTCAGCTGCATCACGGTCGATGGCGATACCTCGACCAGCGACACCGTGATGGTGTTTGCCACCGGAAAGGCGGGCAATGCGCGGATTGAGGGTTGGGACAGCCCGGGCGCCGATGCATTTGGCGCCGCCCTTGCCGATGTGTGCCGCGAGCTTGCCCATCTGGTTGTGCGTGACGGTGAAGGCGCGCAGAAGTTCATCACCATCCGCGTGTCAGGCGCGATGAGTGACGAAAGCGCGCGCCGCATCGGCCTTGCCATCGCCAACTCGCCGCTGGTGAAGACCGCGATTGCAGGCGAGGATGCCAACTGGGGCCGCGTCGTCATGGCCGTCGGCAAGGCGGGCGAGCCGGCCGACCGGGACAGGCTCTCGATTGCGTTCGGCGGTATCTGGACAGCGCGCAACGGCGTCCCGGTCGAAGGCTATGACGAAGCGCCCGTCGCAGCGCACCTCAAGGGCGAGGAAATCGACATCGCGGTCGACCTCGGTCTCGGTGATGGCCGCGCGAGCGTGTGGACCTGCGATCTCACCCACGGCTACATCGCGATCAACGCGGACTACCGCTCGTGA
- the secA gene encoding preprotein translocase subunit SecA gives MFNTIVKSVFGSANDRTIKSLRKIVAQINALEPQMQALSDEELQGQTAKLRGLVDNGASLDDILPEAFATVREASVRVFGMRHFDVQLIGGLVLHRGEIAEMRTGEGKTLMATLAVYLNAIEGKGVHVVTVNDYLARRDAAEMGRLYNWLGLSVGVIVPGMPEETKRDAYGADITYGTNNEFGFDYLRDNMKHERSQMAQRPFNFAIVDEVDSILIDEARTPLIISGPTEDKSELYVALDQVAREIPVEWLDIDEKVKRVQLTEDGLEEVEKILLEKGLLATTNLYDVENTQVVHHLDQALAANFTRKRDTDYIVKDGKVVIIDEFTGRMMDGRRWSNGLHQAVEAKEGVRIEPENQTMASITFQNYFRMYPKLSGMTGTAATEAAEFWDIYKVGVVEIPTNLPVARIDEEDEFYKNTADKFGAIAKAIKEKQQIGQPVLVGTVSIEKSELLSQYLDKEGVKHSVLNARFHEQEAYIVAQAGRYGAVTIATNMAGRGTDIQLGGNIEYRIRDELADLPEGAERDAAIARIRAEVAEEKERVKAAGGLFVLGTERHESRRIDNQLRGRSGRQGDPGLSRFYLCLEDDLLRIFGPDTLFAKMMNSNLADGEAIGSKWLSKAIETAQKKVEARNYDTRKQVVQYDDVMNDQRKVVYEQRAEIMDSEAVDDVVIDMRHDTINTIVGSACPPGSYPEQWDIAGLKAKVEEIFGIQPPFDDWLAEEQVEPELLEEKLRLLTDEKMEAKTSADPAIWRIVEKDVLLRQLDFHWKEHLATLDALRQVIWMRGIAQKQPINEYKQEAFGLFETMLDTLREEVTKILFRAELAFEQPQAQMQALPELPDFLTGHIDPLTGLDDSADGDGSEQRPELFGSLAGAPAAEFGDGGAAGGTDPFANLNLSRNAMCPCGSGKKYKHCHGALSPRALA, from the coding sequence ATGTTCAATACCATCGTCAAATCCGTTTTCGGTTCGGCCAACGACCGCACCATCAAGTCGCTGCGCAAGATTGTCGCGCAGATCAACGCGCTCGAGCCGCAGATGCAGGCGCTGAGCGACGAAGAATTGCAGGGGCAAACCGCCAAGCTGCGCGGCCTTGTCGATAATGGTGCGAGCCTCGATGATATTCTTCCCGAAGCCTTTGCCACGGTGCGCGAGGCATCGGTGCGGGTGTTCGGAATGCGGCACTTCGATGTGCAGCTGATCGGCGGCCTTGTGCTCCACCGCGGCGAGATCGCCGAAATGCGCACCGGCGAGGGCAAGACCCTGATGGCGACGCTCGCGGTTTACCTAAACGCGATCGAGGGCAAGGGCGTCCACGTCGTCACTGTGAACGATTACCTCGCGCGGCGCGACGCGGCGGAGATGGGTCGCCTCTACAACTGGCTTGGTCTCAGCGTCGGTGTGATCGTCCCCGGCATGCCCGAGGAAACGAAGCGCGACGCCTATGGTGCCGACATCACCTACGGCACCAACAACGAATTCGGCTTTGATTACCTGCGCGACAACATGAAGCACGAACGCAGCCAGATGGCGCAGCGTCCGTTCAACTTCGCGATCGTCGATGAAGTGGACTCGATCCTGATCGACGAAGCGCGCACCCCGCTGATCATTTCCGGTCCGACCGAAGACAAGTCGGAGCTTTACGTCGCGCTCGATCAGGTCGCGCGGGAAATTCCGGTGGAATGGCTCGACATTGACGAGAAGGTGAAGCGCGTCCAGCTGACCGAGGACGGGCTGGAAGAGGTCGAGAAGATACTGCTCGAGAAGGGCCTGCTGGCGACGACAAACCTCTACGACGTCGAGAACACCCAGGTCGTCCACCACCTTGATCAGGCACTGGCCGCAAACTTCACCCGCAAGCGCGACACCGATTACATCGTCAAGGATGGCAAGGTCGTCATCATCGACGAGTTCACCGGACGCATGATGGACGGCCGCCGTTGGTCGAACGGCTTGCACCAGGCGGTTGAAGCCAAGGAAGGCGTGCGGATCGAGCCCGAAAACCAGACGATGGCTTCGATCACCTTCCAGAACTACTTCCGCATGTATCCCAAGCTTTCGGGCATGACCGGCACCGCCGCCACCGAAGCGGCGGAATTCTGGGACATCTACAAGGTCGGCGTGGTCGAAATCCCGACCAATCTGCCCGTCGCGCGCATCGACGAGGAGGACGAGTTCTACAAGAATACCGCCGACAAGTTCGGCGCGATCGCCAAGGCGATCAAGGAAAAGCAGCAGATCGGTCAGCCGGTGCTGGTTGGTACGGTCTCGATCGAGAAGTCGGAACTACTGAGCCAGTACCTCGACAAGGAAGGGGTCAAGCACTCGGTGCTCAACGCCCGCTTCCACGAACAGGAAGCCTATATCGTGGCGCAGGCCGGCCGCTATGGCGCTGTGACCATCGCCACCAACATGGCCGGCCGCGGCACCGACATCCAGCTGGGCGGCAATATCGAATACCGCATCCGTGACGAGCTGGCCGATCTGCCCGAAGGGGCGGAACGCGATGCCGCCATCGCCCGGATCCGCGCCGAAGTGGCCGAGGAAAAGGAGCGCGTGAAGGCAGCGGGCGGCCTGTTCGTGCTCGGCACCGAACGCCACGAATCGCGCCGCATCGACAACCAGCTGCGCGGCCGCTCGGGCCGTCAGGGCGACCCGGGCCTGTCGCGCTTCTACCTCTGCCTCGAGGATGATCTGCTGCGCATCTTCGGCCCCGACACGCTGTTCGCCAAGATGATGAACTCCAACCTTGCCGATGGCGAGGCGATTGGTTCGAAGTGGCTCTCCAAGGCGATCGAGACCGCGCAGAAGAAGGTCGAGGCACGCAACTACGACACCCGCAAGCAGGTGGTTCAGTACGACGACGTCATGAACGACCAGCGCAAGGTGGTCTACGAGCAGCGCGCCGAAATCATGGACAGCGAGGCGGTCGATGACGTGGTGATCGACATGCGCCACGACACCATCAACACCATCGTCGGCAGCGCGTGCCCTCCAGGATCTTATCCCGAGCAGTGGGACATCGCCGGCCTCAAGGCCAAGGTCGAGGAAATTTTCGGCATCCAGCCTCCGTTCGATGACTGGTTGGCCGAGGAGCAGGTCGAGCCCGAACTGCTCGAGGAAAAGCTGCGCCTGCTCACCGACGAGAAGATGGAGGCGAAGACCAGTGCCGATCCGGCGATCTGGCGGATCGTCGAAAAGGACGTGCTGCTGCGCCAGCTCGATTTCCACTGGAAGGAACACCTCGCCACGCTCGATGCGCTGCGGCAGGTTATCTGGATGCGCGGGATCGCGCAGAAGCAGCCGATCAACGAATACAAGCAGGAAGCCTTCGGCCTGTTCGAGACGATGCTCGACACTTTGCGCGAGGAAGTGACCAAGATCCTGTTCCGCGCCGAGCTCGCCTTCGAGCAGCCGCAGGCGCAGATGCAGGCGCTGCCGGAACTGCCCGACTTCCTTACCGGACATATCGATCCGCTCACCGGGCTCGACGATTCGGCCGATGGAGACGGGTCGGAGCAGCGTCCGGAGCTGTTCGGATCGCTCGCCGGGGCGCCGGCGGCGGAATTCGGCGATGGCGGTGCGGCGGGCGGGACCGATCCCTTCGCCAATCTCAATCTCAGCCGCAACGCGATGTGTCCGTGCGGCAGCGGGAAGAAGTACAAGCATTGCCACGGCGCGCTGTCGCCGCGCGCATTGGCCTGA
- a CDS encoding EAL domain-containing protein, which produces MMLGGDMEQRLTSLRTSTRGRFPAVSPSALEADLLRAFERCEIEVLFQPQFSCVTGAVVGGEALARWRHPTLGEIGARDLFAIAERAALVAPLSRHVVARALEDAATWPANLTLSLNITPEELGDPRFAADFAALISRSPIAPARLVLEITEDLLLRNLAQASGALKALRGLGFRTALDDFGAGFCNFRYLRELPLDALKLDKVMVEGVPGDATALAVLRAMVQLAKALGLAVYAEGIEDEIQRAAITAEGCDYWQGFLRAQPMPSDGVVALARTARGMGHG; this is translated from the coding sequence ATGATGCTTGGGGGAGACATGGAACAGCGGCTGACATCTTTGCGCACAAGCACCCGCGGGCGTTTTCCCGCGGTCAGCCCGAGCGCGCTTGAGGCCGACCTGCTTCGCGCGTTCGAGCGCTGCGAGATCGAAGTGCTGTTCCAGCCGCAGTTTTCCTGTGTGACGGGTGCAGTCGTGGGTGGCGAAGCGCTGGCCCGCTGGCGGCATCCGACGCTGGGAGAAATCGGCGCGCGCGATCTGTTCGCGATTGCCGAGCGCGCCGCGCTGGTCGCACCGCTGTCGCGCCATGTGGTCGCCCGGGCGCTCGAAGATGCCGCGACCTGGCCGGCCAATCTCACTTTGTCGCTCAACATCACGCCCGAGGAACTGGGCGATCCGCGCTTTGCGGCCGATTTCGCGGCGCTGATCAGCCGCTCGCCGATTGCGCCGGCGCGGCTGGTGCTGGAGATTACCGAGGACCTGCTGCTGCGCAATCTCGCACAGGCATCCGGCGCGCTGAAGGCATTGCGCGGACTGGGTTTCCGCACCGCGCTCGACGATTTCGGCGCCGGGTTCTGCAACTTCCGATACCTGCGCGAATTGCCGCTCGATGCGTTGAAGCTCGACAAGGTGATGGTCGAGGGTGTGCCGGGCGATGCCACGGCGCTCGCGGTGCTGCGCGCGATGGTGCAACTCGCCAAGGCACTTGGCCTCGCGGTCTATGCCGAGGGGATCGAGGACGAAATCCAGCGCGCCGCGATTACTGCCGAAGGCTGCGATTACTGGCAGGGCTTCTTGCGCGCGCAACCGATGCCGAGCGACGGCGTGGTCGCGCTCGCACGCACGGCACGCGGCATGGGCCACGGCTAG
- a CDS encoding phage major capsid protein, with product MSIQAAREKMARTHGAALAFDSEFFAKAHATREKLDATQAHPADWHRLRSSALDKLNALAEASPWTQKHQAAFDHCEAIVEYCNANIDLMAFSGKPGADGKRPAAIAAPNSGWIDAKTKEPIRVYKPSERIAAERGGSDVSLGALLEGMLIGPRNAEVKAALESGIGTAGGFTVPMEIAREFWDLMRAKSVFIQAGANTVPLSGPTRMIQLTRDPEAVWRGENQSIGDTEIEVGAVELNPKSLSALVKVPYELLADSVNVEQILMNALLASLSLELDRACLFGQGTAHRPVGLYNTPGIGALSMGTNGAQISNYDPLVDMVYELELANAAAPTAIIWHPRTGRDLRKRKDTTNQPLLAPDPIPSIPKLATTSVPINLTQGTANGVASTIVMGNFDDAIVGMREELTIQRLDQTFADNGQVGFWAHLRADVGFPRPKSFVKLDGVLAG from the coding sequence ATGTCTATCCAAGCAGCACGTGAAAAGATGGCGCGCACCCATGGCGCGGCCCTCGCCTTCGACTCCGAATTCTTTGCCAAGGCACATGCAACCCGCGAGAAGCTGGATGCAACGCAGGCGCATCCTGCCGATTGGCACCGGCTGCGCTCTTCGGCGCTCGATAAGTTGAATGCGCTGGCTGAGGCTTCGCCCTGGACGCAGAAGCACCAGGCGGCATTCGATCATTGCGAGGCCATTGTCGAATACTGCAATGCGAACATCGACCTCATGGCTTTTTCGGGCAAGCCTGGTGCGGATGGAAAGCGTCCGGCCGCAATCGCCGCACCGAATTCGGGCTGGATCGACGCCAAGACCAAGGAGCCGATCCGCGTCTACAAGCCGAGCGAGCGCATCGCCGCCGAGCGCGGCGGAAGCGACGTTTCTCTCGGCGCGCTGCTTGAGGGTATGTTGATCGGTCCGCGCAACGCCGAAGTGAAAGCCGCGTTGGAGAGCGGGATCGGTACGGCCGGCGGTTTCACGGTTCCGATGGAGATCGCGCGCGAGTTCTGGGATCTGATGCGCGCGAAGTCGGTATTCATCCAGGCGGGGGCCAATACGGTGCCTCTGTCGGGACCGACGCGCATGATCCAGCTCACCAGGGATCCTGAGGCAGTCTGGCGCGGTGAGAACCAGTCGATCGGCGACACGGAAATCGAAGTCGGCGCGGTCGAGCTGAATCCCAAGTCGCTCTCCGCATTGGTCAAGGTCCCTTATGAGCTTCTGGCGGACTCGGTGAATGTCGAGCAGATCCTCATGAACGCTCTGCTGGCCTCGTTGTCGCTTGAGCTGGATCGCGCTTGCCTCTTCGGCCAAGGCACGGCTCATCGGCCTGTGGGCCTCTACAACACTCCCGGGATCGGTGCGCTGTCGATGGGGACCAATGGCGCGCAAATCTCCAATTATGATCCGCTGGTCGACATGGTGTATGAGCTTGAGCTCGCGAATGCAGCCGCGCCGACCGCGATCATCTGGCACCCGCGCACCGGCCGCGATCTGCGCAAGCGCAAGGATACGACCAATCAGCCGCTACTTGCGCCTGATCCGATCCCTTCGATTCCGAAGCTCGCGACGACGTCGGTTCCGATCAATCTCACCCAGGGGACGGCCAACGGTGTCGCCTCGACGATCGTGATGGGCAATTTCGACGACGCGATCGTGGGAATGCGCGAGGAGCTCACGATCCAGCGCCTCGACCAGACCTTCGCCGATAACGGTCAGGTGGGCTTCTGGGCGCACTTGCGCGCGGACGTCGGGTTCCCTCGCCCGAAGTCGTTCGTGAAGCTGGACGGGGTGCTCGCGGGCTAA
- a CDS encoding tyrosine-type recombinase/integrase, giving the protein MGKLTVKQVKSAKPGTHVDGLGLLLRVRETGARSWILRVQVDGQRRDIGLGSDADLTLAEAREKAAHLRKLARQGLDPIAERDRHKRQVPTFAQAIELAHAELAKGWEEKTGEAFKASLLAHAAPVIGRRKVDRIGAADLIEVLQPIWTDKPHQARKIRRRIVQVLQFAKARGWRSEPVPEPHEVRQGLARQDLGEGFKAMPYAEVPAFFAAQLAKDATAARLALLFAIATAARSQEVRLARWEQLDLDRRLWARPAQIMKSKVAHTVTLSPAAVAVLRMAGEKWGFAGYVFPSAREGRPLSDMALSKLMRLAGRAETVHGFRSSFRDWAAEERPTVPAMVAEMAIAHSVGNATEKAYLRSDLRALRFELVDGWGAFIAPELGVQDGV; this is encoded by the coding sequence TTGGGAAAGCTCACAGTCAAGCAGGTTAAGAGCGCAAAGCCGGGCACTCATGTCGACGGGCTGGGGTTGCTCTTGAGGGTTCGCGAGACGGGCGCGCGATCGTGGATCTTGCGCGTCCAGGTCGACGGGCAGCGCCGCGATATCGGTCTCGGATCTGATGCCGACCTGACGCTCGCCGAGGCGCGCGAGAAAGCGGCGCACCTGCGCAAGCTCGCGCGCCAAGGCCTCGATCCGATTGCCGAGCGCGACCGCCACAAGCGGCAGGTGCCGACCTTTGCGCAGGCGATCGAGCTTGCCCATGCCGAGCTGGCGAAGGGCTGGGAGGAAAAGACCGGCGAGGCGTTCAAGGCCTCGCTGCTCGCCCATGCCGCACCAGTGATCGGCCGGCGCAAGGTCGACCGGATCGGCGCGGCCGACCTGATCGAGGTGCTTCAACCGATTTGGACCGACAAGCCGCATCAGGCGCGCAAGATTCGCCGCCGGATTGTGCAGGTGCTCCAATTCGCCAAGGCGCGGGGCTGGCGCTCCGAACCGGTGCCAGAGCCGCACGAGGTGCGGCAAGGTCTCGCGCGGCAAGACCTCGGCGAGGGCTTCAAGGCCATGCCCTATGCCGAGGTTCCGGCATTCTTCGCCGCGCAGCTCGCCAAGGATGCGACCGCCGCGCGCCTCGCCCTGCTGTTCGCGATCGCGACCGCCGCGCGCTCGCAAGAGGTGCGCCTTGCCCGATGGGAGCAGCTCGACCTCGATCGGCGGCTGTGGGCGCGTCCGGCGCAAATCATGAAATCCAAAGTGGCGCACACGGTCACGCTGTCACCGGCGGCGGTGGCGGTGCTGCGCATGGCTGGGGAGAAATGGGGCTTCGCAGGCTATGTGTTCCCCTCGGCGCGCGAGGGGCGACCGCTCTCCGATATGGCGCTTTCTAAGCTGATGCGGCTCGCTGGAAGGGCCGAGACCGTGCACGGGTTCCGGTCGAGCTTTCGCGATTGGGCGGCCGAGGAGAGGCCGACTGTCCCCGCGATGGTCGCCGAGATGGCGATCGCGCATAGCGTCGGCAACGCAACCGAGAAGGCTTACTTGCGCAGCGATCTGCGCGCGCTGCGCTTCGAGCTGGTCGACGGGTGGGGTGCATTCATCGCGCCGGAATTGGGGGTGCAGGATGGTGTATAA
- a CDS encoding NAD kinase, with protein sequence MMSGNGSSNGATYQRLALLASDTDRAQEARDALLSQGDWVPLAEADAAVVLGGDGFMLQTLHAMLDAGRVIPAYGMNLGTVGFLMNRYDKRAAISARVNKARHWTIAPLLVEAVTQDGEVHQIRAINEISLLRETRQTAKIEVTVGDRVRIKELVCDGVLVATPAGSTAYNLSAHGPILPLDSRLLALTPISPFRPRRWRGAILPDRMKIILRVLDPVKRPVAAVADQKELRDIAEVRLQIASDADLTLLFDPGQSLEERIVAEQFITA encoded by the coding sequence ATGATGTCCGGCAATGGATCAAGCAACGGTGCAACCTATCAGCGGCTGGCGCTGCTCGCGTCGGACACTGATCGTGCGCAGGAAGCCCGCGACGCTCTGCTGAGCCAGGGCGACTGGGTGCCACTTGCCGAGGCTGATGCCGCCGTGGTGCTGGGCGGCGATGGCTTCATGCTGCAAACGCTCCACGCCATGCTCGATGCCGGGCGCGTGATCCCCGCCTACGGCATGAACCTTGGCACGGTCGGATTCCTGATGAACCGTTATGACAAGCGGGCCGCGATTTCAGCCCGGGTCAACAAGGCGCGCCACTGGACGATTGCGCCGTTGCTGGTCGAAGCGGTGACGCAGGATGGCGAGGTGCACCAGATCCGCGCGATCAACGAAATCTCGCTGCTGCGCGAAACCCGCCAGACCGCCAAGATCGAAGTCACGGTGGGTGACCGGGTGCGGATCAAGGAACTGGTCTGCGACGGGGTACTGGTGGCAACGCCCGCAGGGTCGACCGCTTACAACCTTTCGGCCCACGGACCGATCCTGCCGCTCGACAGCCGGCTGCTGGCGCTCACCCCGATCAGCCCATTTCGCCCGCGACGCTGGCGCGGCGCGATCCTGCCCGATCGGATGAAGATCATCCTGAGGGTGCTCGATCCGGTTAAGCGCCCGGTCGCAGCCGTGGCCGACCAGAAAGAACTGCGCGACATCGCCGAGGTGCGCCTCCAGATTGCCAGCGATGCCGATCTGACCCTGCTGTTCGACCCCGGCCAGAGCCTCGAGGAACGGATCGTGGCGGAGCAGTTCATTACCGCCTGA
- a CDS encoding helix-turn-helix transcriptional regulator, translating to MSDNLLTIEAVMAAIGLKRTKIYAMIGSGDFPQPVKIGTASRWSEAEVNAWIAERKNQRAAA from the coding sequence ATGTCCGACAACCTGCTCACCATCGAGGCCGTGATGGCTGCGATCGGTCTTAAGCGCACGAAGATCTATGCCATGATCGGGAGCGGCGATTTCCCGCAGCCGGTCAAGATCGGCACGGCTTCGCGCTGGTCCGAGGCTGAGGTCAACGCGTGGATCGCTGAACGCAAGAACCAGCGCGCGGCGGCTTAA